In Deltaproteobacteria bacterium, one genomic interval encodes:
- a CDS encoding TRAP transporter fused permease subunit produces VEAAASSGGQIMPPIMGAGAFIMADILGISYFKIAASALIPAILYYLGCWMAVQFEAKRLGMLPDPDAGKIPLKEMFAGSHTLFIPLVLLSVLLVLMYTPTTCAFWSFIIALLLYLISQRSRKELWEALKKVMKALEAGAYTAAFVASMAGIVQFVVAVVGMTGLAVKFSSVIIALSGQSLLIALALGMVVTIILGMGVPTVAAYILGISIVAGAFVSVGIEPLPAHLFIFYYAVLAGVTPPVALGAYVGAAIAGAHWFRTALTACRIGFAGFLVPFMFVYNPTLLGQGPILWVIIGFLSACIGVIALSASMIGYLIKPANFIERVLLFGAALALIDSRLTTDLIGYALFGMALFLQKRWNWRPQEAIPVLVGGEADKTEKRL; encoded by the coding sequence CTGTCGAGGCGGCTGCCTCCTCTGGTGGCCAGATCATGCCGCCGATCATGGGTGCTGGAGCCTTTATCATGGCCGATATCCTGGGCATCTCCTATTTCAAAATTGCCGCATCGGCCTTGATTCCAGCTATCCTCTATTATCTCGGATGTTGGATGGCTGTCCAATTTGAGGCGAAACGTTTGGGAATGCTTCCTGATCCAGATGCAGGAAAGATCCCCCTTAAAGAGATGTTCGCTGGAAGCCATACCCTCTTTATTCCTTTAGTCCTTTTGAGCGTTTTATTGGTTTTGATGTATACCCCAACCACTTGTGCCTTCTGGTCTTTTATCATTGCGCTGCTTCTATACCTTATCTCTCAGAGAAGTAGAAAAGAGCTCTGGGAAGCACTGAAAAAGGTAATGAAAGCCCTGGAGGCAGGTGCCTATACGGCTGCTTTCGTAGCCTCCATGGCTGGTATAGTTCAATTTGTAGTGGCTGTTGTAGGGATGACCGGATTGGCTGTTAAGTTCTCCTCTGTAATCATCGCCCTAAGCGGCCAATCCCTTCTGATCGCTTTGGCATTGGGCATGGTCGTCACCATCATATTGGGCATGGGCGTTCCGACGGTGGCAGCCTATATTCTGGGGATCTCAATCGTGGCTGGCGCTTTTGTCAGCGTAGGTATCGAGCCACTTCCTGCTCATCTCTTCATTTTCTATTATGCAGTCCTGGCTGGAGTAACACCACCCGTGGCCTTGGGAGCCTATGTAGGGGCAGCGATTGCGGGGGCTCACTGGTTCCGGACAGCATTGACCGCCTGCCGCATCGGCTTTGCAGGATTCTTAGTCCCCTTTATGTTTGTTTACAACCCAACTCTTTTAGGACAAGGCCCTATTCTATGGGTGATTATTGGATTTCTCTCCGCATGCATAGGGGTGATCGCTCTCTCCGCTTCGATGATCGGCTATTTGATCAAACCTGCTAATTTTATTGAAAGGGTGTTGCTCTTTGGGGCTGCTCTTGCTTTGATCGATTCTCGTCTTACCACTGACCTCATCGGCTATGCTTTATTCGGAATGGCTCTATTTTTACAAAAGAGGTGGAACTGGCGGCCACAAGAAGCCATCCCGGTTTTAGTGGGTGGGGAGGCAGATAAAACGGAAAAGCGGTTATAA